From the genome of Candidatus Thermoplasmatota archaeon:
CGTTGGCAAGCACGTCGGGGTCGAGCGCAAGGCCCAGCATGCCGCGCTCCACGCCGTTTGGAATGGGGGGCGCGTGGAACACGACCGTGCGTTCGTCCGTTCGCGGGTCCCAACGCGTCACGTTTCCGGAGTAGTACTCGTTCCACCAGACCGAGCCGTCGGGCGCAAGCGCGAAGTCGATGGGCCCAAAGAGGTTCGTGAGGACCGTGACGGAGCGCGTGCCCTCCCACTCCGGCACGAGCGGCCGGGCGCTTGCCGCGGGCAACGAGGCGGCGGCCGCGAGGGTCGCGATGGCAAGCAGGATGCCCCAGGCTCGCATCGTACCTCAAGCGGGCGCGGCGCCCAAAGGCGGTCGTACGTGGCTCGGCACGGACGCGCCGTCGGTGCGCGGCGACACGCGCGGATTCCGGCTGCCGCCAGGGCGAAGCTTATAACGTTTCACCCGCTTCCCCGCCCTCATCGGTGACGCCGTGAGCCCCAGCGAGTCGCGGGACGAGCTTCTCTCGCGCATCAAACGCGAGTCGCTCGACCTTCCCGACTACCAGATCGTCGACGTGCCCGAGCCCCAACTGTACCACGACATCTTCCCCTTCTCCGAGGCCCCCCGCATCCCGCTCGACGGCATCGTCTTCCCGACGGACGTGCCGCGCGACATCTGGATCACCGACACGACGTTCCGCGACGGCCAGCAGAGCCGCGAGCCCTACACCGTCGAGCAGATGGTGAAGCTCTACGAGATGGAAAAGCGCCTCGGCGGCCCGAACAACAAGATCTCGATGTCCGAGTTCTTCGTCTACACCGAGCGCGACATCCAGGCCGTGAGCCGGTGCCTGGAAGCCGGCAAGGGCTCGCCGCAGGTCACCGCCTGGATCCGCGCGACGAAGAACGACGTGAAGCTCTTCAAGGAGACCGCGGACCGCATCCGGCGCGAGACCGGCCACGAGCTCACCGAGACGGGCATGCTCACCTCGATCTCAGACTACCACATCTTCTACAAGTTCGGCACGGGCTCCGCGCGCAGCAAGGTCGTCGCCGAATACCTCGAGCTTGCCGAGGAGGTCCTGAAAGCCGGCTTCACGCTGCGCTGCCACTTCGAGGACTCCACGCGCGCCGACACCTTTGGCGTCACCGTCCCCTTCGCGCGCAAGCTCATGCGCCTGTCGGAGAAGTACGGCCAGCGCGTCGTCATCCGCTACCCCGACACGCTTGGCGTGGGCGTCCCGTGGGTCGAGGCGGCGCTTCCCCGCTCGATCCCCAAGCTCACGTGGGTGCTCCGCCACATGGCCGGCGTGCCCGCCGACTGCCTCGAGTTCCACGGCCAGCAGGACTTCCAGCTTGGCATCCCAAACGCGACGGCCGCCTGGATGTACGGCGCCGCGCGCAACAACTGCACGCTCCTTGGCATCGGCGAGCGCGCGGGCAACGTGCCGCTCGAGATCATGGTGTTCATGTACGCGGGCTTGAAGGGCGGCTTCGACGGCATGGATTCCCGCGTCATCACCGAGATCGCCGACTACTACCAGAAGGAGCTTGGCTTTGCGATCCCGCCCTACT
Proteins encoded in this window:
- a CDS encoding 2-isopropylmalate synthase; this translates as MSPSESRDELLSRIKRESLDLPDYQIVDVPEPQLYHDIFPFSEAPRIPLDGIVFPTDVPRDIWITDTTFRDGQQSREPYTVEQMVKLYEMEKRLGGPNNKISMSEFFVYTERDIQAVSRCLEAGKGSPQVTAWIRATKNDVKLFKETADRIRRETGHELTETGMLTSISDYHIFYKFGTGSARSKVVAEYLELAEEVLKAGFTLRCHFEDSTRADTFGVTVPFARKLMRLSEKYGQRVVIRYPDTLGVGVPWVEAALPRSIPKLTWVLRHMAGVPADCLEFHGQQDFQLGIPNATAAWMYGAARNNCTLLGIGERAGNVPLEIMVFMYAGLKGGFDGMDSRVITEIADYYQKELGFAIPPYWPIAGKNFNVTRAGIHADGILKNIEMYLPFDTEKLLNRPPGVGITSYSGAAGIAFWINYYFGLHGPEKVGKDHPGIKRIVDETNKLWESGRTTALSDEEMAAYVARHAPDVYGKYKDRIRR